The Phaeodactylum tricornutum CCAP 1055/1 chromosome 8, whole genome shotgun sequence DNA segment AACCTGGACAAAAAGATGGCGAGAATGAACTCCTGGATATTGTAAACTATCGGGATCTCTGAAAATGTCGTTGTGGTATCCAACAGTCTCACAACGTATGACGGACATATGAGTGCCGATAGGATTAGTGACCTGTGATAAAAAGACCAAGACGGAGAAACCAGCTACTTCCCTACCGACCCATCATCTAGAGAGAGCCAGCAAGTGCAGTCCGCCAGAACCATCAAAACAAACCTTGCGTTGCCGCGACACATGTGATTCTGCCTCACATAATGATAAAATATGAGGGCTTGCTTTAGAACATACGAGTTGCGAATTTTGGTTCCAAAATCCACAGAACGATAACAGTATTTTTTCTGTAGAACAAGCAGAATGGAAGATTATGTATAGCAGGCTCTAGTAGCTTCATTTTGCGACACAGGCGTCCTTTTTTCTCAGTTTGGCAGAGTCACGGTCAGCCATTGCTGTGATATTATCTGGGACTACTTCCCAGCCATCAACCTTGGGCGTCCCAAACGGGGCATACCATACAGTCCCGTGCCTATTCAAAAGAGCAGGGACAAGGGAAAAAGTACTCCTGGAAAGGATGAGAGTGCCCGCCATCATCATATCTCGCCACGTGTCCACCAAACTTGCACTCAGGCGCAAGTTGTATTGCCTGAAATTGTCCCAGGGCTCGTAAGACTCCTCTTCCGAGTAAATTGTGACGGTGCTATTGGAGGGAACATACGTATCAATCACAGCATGGTAATACGAGTTCGGCAAGTATCGGTATCGTTTCAGCAATCCATTTTTGGGGCACGGTATGACATCCCCACGGCGAATATGCACTGCCGTCTGGTGACCAGCGGAAACATTTTTCTCGGGATACTTTACCCTGGACCGAATAAATGCTAGCCATTCTCGAGACCACCGACGATCAACGTTTGCGTAACGACCTCGTTTGACTATGTCACTGATGTTCGTGGGGCAGGCGTAGGTGAGTTCGTCTTCGAGGCCAATAGCAGCAAACAGCTGCTTATTTGTCTTGATGCGAGCTTGGTTGGGAGCCTTGGAATCAGTCCAACAAGCGCCGGGATACGTCATATTATGGTGGAAAGCATACGAATGCGCAGCCAACATGTCTTGGATTACCGACCCTGATCTGTCCGTTCGAGCATTGGAGTACATGCCTTTCTTCCGCTTCTGCATGGAGTCGTCATTGTTGATACTGGCCGGGACCGTAGATGGAAATGCGTGGTCTGGTACGGACGATGGCGAGACTTGGATGGACTTGTTTGCTGGCGCTGCTTTCTCTACGACATTTTCTGTCGAAGGAGGTAGGGCAGCGCCTACTGTCAGATTGACTTCGGCCTCTGTATCTACATTGCTCCAcgtttccgacgacgacgactgtCGCTGCAACACATTGGCGAGCATCTCATCAACATTTAGAAGCGCGTACTCGCTCTGAAACTTTCCGAGAGTCGCCAAGACCAACGCCGACAAGCTTATACCTACCAACCGCACCAGCGATCCAAACGAGCGTACACCCATTCTCTCTTCCGAATGCTCATCTTACGTCTCGTTGAGCTTGGTAGAATGATTTGCGTTTGAACTTCTGGATGGATTTACTGTAATGTAGAGGTAATACAAATTTTGCTTCAAAGGTCGGCTACCTTTTTTGGTAACGTAAAAAATTTGAATTAGCAGTAAGGTAACTGGTATAAAGGATTGGCCGCTGAATGTCGCACGAATGGATCGCTCGCATAGAAGTTCTTGGATAAATAAAGGAGCGACAAATTAATTCAGTGTAGAGTCCAATAATATCTTCTTAAGTCGGTTTGAATCTTCCATCGTGTTCGCGTTTTTCCTTCCGGCGTACAAGGCGTCGTGTCGCctttctagctagtagggTTCGTTGGTGAACTACCCTGCGCGTTCCAAGAGGAATGGACTCTAGATGAAAATGCTCTCTTTATCTACCTTGTCATTTCCTCTGTTCACCGCGGAGTAGAGACGAAAaatgccgacgacgaacggCGAATCCCAAAAAGGATTCGGCATGCGACATTGCGGTGCCGGATGTTGTGGCCATGA contains these protein-coding regions:
- a CDS encoding predicted protein; this translates as MGVRSFGSLVRLVGISLSALVLATLGKFQSEYALLNVDEMLANVLQRQSSSSETWSNVDTEAEVNLTVGAALPPSTENVVEKAAPANKSIQVSPSSVPDHAFPSTVPASINNDDSMQKRKKGMYSNARTDRSGSVIQDMLAAHSYAFHHNMTYPGACWTDSKAPNQARIKTNKQLFAAIGLEDELTYACPTNISDIVKRGRYANVDRRWSREWLAFIRSRVKYPEKNVSAGHQTAVHIRRGDVIPCPKNGLLKRYRYLPNSYYHAVIDTYVPSNSTVTIYSEEESYEPWDNFRQYNLRLSASLVDTWRDMMMAGTLILSRSTFSLVPALLNRHGTVWYAPFGTPKVDGWEVVPDNITAMADRDSAKLRKKDACVAK